In Leptospira koniambonensis, the following proteins share a genomic window:
- a CDS encoding acyl-CoA dehydrogenase family protein has translation MERVLQFTEEHEAFRDMARKFFETEVAPHHHEWEKVGMVPKELWKKAGASGLLCPDVPEEYGGSGADFLYNVVVIEESSRSGNSGFFVSLHNDVIAPYISAYANDEQKKRWLPGCCSGDSILAVAMTEPGAGSDLKNIRTSAVDKGDHYVVNGQKTFISNGQLANLVITAVKHENGTISLVMIEEGMKGFERGRNLEKIGLKAQDTSELYFNDVVVPKTNVIGKDGQGFRYLMMKLAQERLVLAIAAVEATALVQRMTLKYIKERMAFGKKIGSFQHIKFQMAEMATELEMCRTFVDKVVSEHLAGKKLTVEASMAKYYSTEMQKRHTDLCLQFFGGYGYMMEYPIARAYLDARIQTIYAGTTEIMKEIIGGSLGL, from the coding sequence ATGGAAAGAGTCCTACAATTTACTGAAGAGCATGAAGCTTTTCGTGATATGGCGCGTAAGTTTTTCGAAACTGAAGTAGCTCCTCATCATCATGAATGGGAAAAAGTCGGAATGGTTCCGAAAGAACTTTGGAAAAAAGCAGGAGCAAGCGGACTGCTTTGCCCAGACGTTCCAGAAGAATACGGTGGATCCGGCGCTGACTTCCTATATAACGTTGTTGTAATAGAAGAATCTTCCAGATCAGGGAACAGCGGATTTTTCGTATCACTTCATAACGATGTGATCGCACCATATATCAGCGCTTATGCAAACGATGAGCAAAAAAAGAGATGGTTGCCTGGTTGTTGCAGCGGAGACAGCATTTTAGCGGTTGCTATGACAGAACCTGGAGCGGGTTCTGATCTAAAAAATATCAGAACTAGCGCCGTGGATAAAGGTGATCATTATGTGGTCAACGGTCAAAAAACATTTATTTCCAACGGACAGCTTGCAAATTTAGTAATTACGGCCGTGAAACATGAAAACGGTACGATTTCACTTGTTATGATAGAAGAGGGGATGAAAGGTTTCGAAAGAGGTCGTAATCTCGAGAAGATCGGGTTAAAAGCTCAGGATACCTCGGAATTATACTTCAATGACGTAGTAGTTCCCAAAACGAATGTAATCGGAAAAGACGGACAAGGTTTCCGTTATTTGATGATGAAACTCGCACAAGAGCGTCTCGTATTGGCAATTGCAGCGGTTGAAGCCACTGCACTTGTTCAGAGAATGACTCTAAAATATATTAAAGAGAGGATGGCTTTCGGGAAAAAAATCGGAAGTTTTCAACACATCAAATTTCAAATGGCGGAGATGGCTACGGAACTAGAAATGTGCCGCACCTTCGTCGACAAAGTGGTTTCGGAGCACCTTGCTGGAAAAAAATTAACTGTAGAGGCTTCTATGGCTAAGTATTATTCCACTGAGATGCAAAAACGTCATACTGACCTTTGTCTCCAGTTCTTCGGAGGATACGGTTATATGATGGAATACCCGATCGCAAGAGCGTATTTGGATGCAAGGATCCAAACGATCTACGCTGGGACCACCGAGATCATGAAAGAAATTATTGGTGGAAGTTTAGGACTCTGA
- a CDS encoding Lsa36 family surface (lipo)protein, with the protein MDRMAPLKSIVRRCIRYTAFLILASSVYFIPVSSAEAQVTCLPPSSGNNVCSIIPASTVSQFNGLEETIRKEYLNELTKSMADASVLANINSSMMGPGTINRFQVGAGLGVAGVQKDDINIQYGDIAIPKFPNVGASINPGAMVGVNLGWLLGQGPSDQPDKNDQNKDSNRSFLHRINIYAHGFQGNIANGDIKSLSDSTSKDLSMSGNVNSFGVTVRFQIARERYTKLDFFGFTGISLGIGFHRKWEEINMNYHPSGTDAVKVEFGPATGKWDADVNFAYQSKVQSVPVDIRTGVRLFYFLTLFAGAGISNNTGYTKLNLGVSGPLYLALDPNASGLPPQVIQQMNGNAGGTLSLRTSGSADVRTQMNYFVGGFELNILMFKVLAEAMATDDKIYSANLGIKFAL; encoded by the coding sequence ATGGATCGAATGGCTCCTTTAAAGAGTATAGTTAGGCGGTGTATTAGGTATACCGCCTTCCTTATTTTAGCTTCTTCTGTATATTTCATCCCAGTTTCTTCTGCAGAAGCACAGGTAACATGTTTACCTCCTTCTTCCGGAAACAATGTCTGTAGTATAATTCCTGCCTCCACAGTGTCTCAGTTCAACGGTTTGGAAGAAACCATTCGCAAAGAATACCTGAATGAGCTCACCAAGTCTATGGCGGATGCTTCCGTTCTCGCAAATATCAACTCATCCATGATGGGACCAGGGACAATCAATCGTTTCCAAGTGGGAGCGGGCCTTGGAGTCGCTGGAGTCCAAAAAGATGATATCAATATTCAATATGGTGATATTGCTATTCCTAAGTTCCCGAATGTAGGAGCTTCGATCAACCCTGGAGCAATGGTAGGTGTGAACCTAGGCTGGTTGCTTGGGCAGGGACCTTCTGACCAACCGGATAAAAATGATCAGAATAAGGATTCTAATAGGTCCTTCTTGCATAGGATCAATATTTATGCTCACGGATTCCAGGGTAATATTGCTAACGGAGATATAAAATCTCTGAGTGATTCAACTTCCAAGGACTTATCCATGTCCGGGAATGTAAACAGTTTCGGTGTAACTGTCAGATTCCAAATTGCTAGAGAAAGATATACTAAGTTAGACTTCTTCGGATTTACTGGAATTAGTTTGGGGATCGGTTTCCACAGAAAATGGGAAGAGATCAATATGAACTATCATCCAAGTGGAACAGATGCAGTTAAAGTTGAGTTTGGTCCTGCAACTGGTAAATGGGATGCGGATGTTAATTTCGCTTATCAATCTAAAGTTCAGTCTGTTCCTGTAGATATTAGAACTGGAGTTCGCCTCTTCTATTTTTTAACCTTATTTGCGGGAGCAGGTATTTCTAATAATACTGGATATACCAAATTGAACTTGGGAGTAAGTGGGCCTCTCTATCTGGCTCTGGATCCTAATGCATCCGGTCTTCCTCCTCAGGTTATCCAACAGATGAATGGTAACGCAGGTGGTACATTATCCTTAAGGACCAGTGGTTCTGCTGATGTTAGGACTCAGATGAACTATTTCGTGGGTGGTTTCGAATTGAACATATTGATGTTCAAGGTATTGGCAGAAGCTATGGCTACTGATGATAAGATCTATTCTGCGAACCTAGGTATTAAGTTCGCGCTTTAA
- a CDS encoding MFS transporter, whose amino-acid sequence MRKQSFILILTVFIDMMGFSLIFPIFPETLNHFLAQAGDPVLDLLAGWTSRILDGRTSDWKLFVALFGGIVASLYSILQFLFSPIWGKLSDSTGRRPVLVFTCTGSFLGYLVWLFSGSFSLFVLSRLITGLMGGNVSVATAAMADSTSEQDRTKGMGMVGAGIGLGFIAGPSIGGILAHTDPSYLLPFLPLDKMTIFPSVALMATAASFVNLLLILFRFRETLPHNLRKKSTGRIHPALGVFDLGSKEIMYLGFLNLYFLLFFSGFEFSLNFYLDQFLGYKPVSIGYTFVYIGLIIVFVQGGIIRRISGKVPEKKVGLLASVFLIFGFSFLYFSSTSVIASEQSTFLLFVALTFLAMGSAFLNPTVSSIVSLFSSPSEQGKNLGILRSLGSFGRGISPILFSVVYSQKGPQVSFLLSGILSFVFLGLFLFVKQPAPKN is encoded by the coding sequence ATGAGGAAACAATCCTTCATATTAATACTTACAGTCTTCATTGACATGATGGGATTTTCCCTCATCTTCCCTATCTTTCCAGAAACTCTAAATCATTTCTTGGCTCAGGCGGGAGATCCAGTCCTGGATCTTTTAGCTGGTTGGACTTCCCGCATTTTAGATGGAAGAACAAGCGACTGGAAACTTTTCGTAGCGCTCTTTGGTGGGATCGTAGCCAGTTTATATTCTATTCTTCAATTTTTGTTCTCACCTATTTGGGGAAAACTTTCAGATAGCACAGGACGTAGACCAGTTTTAGTTTTTACATGCACTGGTAGTTTTTTAGGTTACCTAGTTTGGTTATTCTCAGGAAGTTTTTCCTTATTCGTTCTATCAAGGCTCATCACAGGTCTTATGGGAGGGAATGTTTCCGTAGCAACTGCTGCGATGGCGGATTCCACTTCCGAACAAGATCGTACTAAAGGAATGGGAATGGTTGGAGCCGGGATCGGTCTCGGATTTATCGCAGGTCCATCCATCGGCGGAATTTTAGCTCATACCGATCCTTCTTATCTTCTTCCCTTTTTACCATTGGATAAGATGACTATCTTCCCTTCTGTTGCTCTAATGGCAACTGCTGCGTCTTTTGTAAATTTACTCTTAATACTTTTTAGATTCAGAGAAACTCTTCCTCATAATTTGCGTAAAAAATCTACAGGAAGAATTCATCCTGCATTAGGAGTTTTTGATCTAGGCTCCAAAGAGATCATGTATTTAGGTTTTCTAAATTTATACTTCCTATTGTTCTTCTCTGGATTTGAGTTTTCACTTAACTTTTATTTGGATCAGTTCTTAGGGTATAAACCGGTAAGTATAGGTTACACTTTTGTTTATATAGGACTCATCATCGTATTCGTACAAGGTGGAATTATTCGCAGAATTAGCGGAAAAGTTCCTGAAAAGAAGGTAGGACTTCTTGCTTCTGTATTTTTAATATTCGGATTTTCTTTCTTATATTTTTCGAGTACGTCAGTGATTGCTTCTGAACAATCTACATTTCTATTATTCGTAGCATTGACATTTTTAGCAATGGGAAGTGCATTCTTAAATCCTACTGTATCTTCTATCGTATCCTTATTCTCTTCTCCAAGTGAGCAGGGAAAAAATTTAGGGATCTTAAGAAGTTTAGGATCTTTCGGTCGAGGGATCTCTCCGATATTATTCAGTGTGGTATATTCCCAGAAAGGCCCTCAGGTTTCCTTTTTGTTATCAGGGATCTTAAGTTTTGTATTTTTAGGATTATTCCTGTTTGTAAAACAGCCTGCTCCTAAAAATTAA
- a CDS encoding phasin-related domain-containing protein: MEKSLMDILNAGIALFQSGEDKLKQSLTDLDHAYQDLKSKGAQNQSEQANRLRDLIQKTVGDAQDKLLNANESSKAVINQLKENFEKISAQIDEALPEDFKTKAKSALEELKKLTKK; this comes from the coding sequence ATGGAAAAATCTCTAATGGACATCCTAAACGCCGGAATCGCATTATTTCAATCCGGAGAAGATAAACTAAAACAAAGCCTTACCGACCTAGACCATGCCTACCAGGACTTAAAGAGCAAGGGAGCACAGAACCAATCGGAACAAGCAAATAGGCTCAGGGACCTGATCCAGAAAACTGTAGGCGACGCTCAGGACAAACTGCTGAATGCAAACGAAAGTTCTAAAGCTGTGATCAATCAGCTCAAAGAGAATTTCGAAAAAATTTCAGCACAAATCGACGAAGCTCTTCCGGAAGATTTTAAAACAAAGGCTAAGTCCGCTTTAGAAGAGCTGAAAAAGCTTACTAAAAAGTAA
- a CDS encoding bifunctional nuclease domain-containing protein, translating into MDLLEATIYNISLTNVGFAVFLKAKDDSDQRVVPIFIGPLETHSITSVLEGTKPPRPMTHDLMTILLTTLGVQIVKIAIEEIIDNTFYAKITLRKDEELIVLDARPSDSIALALRANAPIYLAKKVIEEAGIVMKDDEIPGETIGKEKISQLPKSQLEILQDSLDNALKAEDYETAAKIRDQIRKLLENPS; encoded by the coding sequence ATGGATCTTTTGGAAGCGACCATATATAATATCTCTCTCACGAATGTGGGCTTTGCCGTATTTTTGAAGGCGAAAGACGATTCGGATCAGAGAGTTGTTCCGATTTTTATTGGTCCTTTAGAAACACATTCTATCACTTCCGTTTTAGAAGGTACAAAACCTCCTAGACCGATGACACACGATCTAATGACAATTCTACTCACCACTCTGGGAGTGCAGATCGTAAAAATCGCAATCGAAGAAATTATAGATAATACTTTCTACGCAAAGATCACTCTACGTAAAGACGAGGAATTAATCGTTCTAGATGCAAGACCGAGTGACTCAATTGCACTTGCTCTTCGCGCGAATGCTCCTATTTATCTGGCAAAAAAAGTCATCGAAGAAGCTGGGATCGTAATGAAAGACGACGAGATCCCTGGTGAAACCATCGGAAAAGAAAAAATTTCTCAGCTTCCTAAGTCCCAGTTGGAGATCCTACAAGATTCTCTAGACAATGCTCTAAAAGCTGAGGATTACGAGACCGCAGCAAAGATCAGGGACCAGATCCGTAAACTTCTGGAAAACCCCTCCTAA
- a CDS encoding alpha/beta fold hydrolase, whose translation MDQTLARKVNPKPRRKGGAYTVGAEDIYIFPLSESTNLFLQKVWTAFVNKMVSMTLPNGKPVFQYAIFEAIQDKNLKIVASSTHFRMKQVTDRIGLQSIEDFIRNTIPISIQDPGNLSAKYLREAILSVEKKARPEVYFHSLDDERVHPNLKQLLTKTMNYAAGIPLFVKGFPIGMLWGIRRDNMSPEQEEEVRQQLYSLYDVVDFVISKEMDLKGDPYYARKNIEKSDLHSRAKHLFYTRGFGQNEPVTTIVFDSHTYQRSYRLDASFLIPSGDGYSVSLKRFEPKERNDTGKNLLLIPGFFCRRSVMDKVARELSLRHGYRVFSMDMRGRSRRTLPLFGIREGWTVDDFIQEDFPAVLNWIKENFPNEQLVVVGHSMGGMIPRFYCSAYEEIVKRKPNPTVPLLDPKELISGIVSITSPNFVRLQAQIPGLDILKMGLKLVPSKTISDFLFDLTSFSLQTTLPTVDLNKFFKFLLGLHSSLRAVSFDLHAKVVNLRDFVGYKQISPPEWYFLIEDIFCEESTKVVLQFLRSQLSQDRSFLSYDGTLDYTALQKNLQIPLFSVLGSVDKVVPSETIENDLAALPHKKNKILSYEQGHLGIVFHMPVVKEMCSEIDSWIKGLDST comes from the coding sequence ATGGACCAGACCCTAGCCCGAAAGGTCAACCCCAAGCCCCGCAGGAAAGGGGGCGCTTATACGGTGGGAGCGGAAGATATTTATATCTTTCCACTTTCTGAAAGTACGAACTTATTTCTCCAAAAAGTTTGGACTGCATTCGTAAACAAGATGGTCTCCATGACCCTTCCGAATGGAAAACCTGTATTCCAATATGCAATTTTCGAGGCGATCCAAGATAAAAACCTGAAGATCGTAGCATCTTCTACCCATTTCAGAATGAAACAGGTGACTGATCGAATCGGTCTCCAAAGTATCGAGGACTTCATCCGAAATACAATCCCGATCTCTATCCAAGATCCAGGAAATCTTTCTGCTAAGTATTTAAGAGAAGCAATTCTTTCTGTAGAAAAGAAAGCAAGGCCAGAAGTTTATTTCCATAGCCTTGACGATGAAAGGGTCCATCCCAACTTAAAACAACTTCTTACCAAAACCATGAACTATGCTGCGGGCATTCCATTGTTCGTTAAGGGTTTTCCAATCGGTATGTTATGGGGGATCCGCAGGGACAATATGAGTCCCGAACAGGAAGAAGAAGTTCGCCAGCAATTATACAGTCTTTACGATGTAGTGGACTTTGTGATCTCCAAGGAGATGGATCTAAAAGGAGATCCATATTACGCACGTAAGAATATCGAAAAGTCAGATCTTCATTCCAGAGCAAAACATCTATTTTACACCAGAGGTTTCGGCCAAAACGAACCTGTTACTACAATCGTATTCGATTCTCATACCTACCAAAGGTCCTACCGTTTGGACGCGAGTTTTCTAATCCCCTCTGGGGATGGATACTCTGTCAGTTTGAAACGTTTCGAACCTAAGGAAAGGAATGATACTGGTAAGAACCTTCTTCTTATCCCTGGTTTTTTTTGCAGAAGGTCCGTAATGGACAAGGTTGCCAGAGAGTTATCACTCCGCCATGGTTATAGAGTTTTCTCAATGGATATGCGGGGAAGATCCAGAAGGACCCTACCACTTTTCGGTATTCGAGAAGGCTGGACTGTTGATGATTTTATCCAAGAAGATTTTCCAGCAGTTCTAAACTGGATCAAAGAGAATTTTCCAAATGAACAACTTGTAGTAGTTGGACATAGTATGGGGGGAATGATCCCTCGCTTTTATTGCTCCGCTTACGAAGAGATCGTAAAACGTAAACCGAATCCTACAGTTCCACTTCTGGATCCTAAGGAATTGATCTCAGGGATTGTTTCTATCACTTCTCCGAATTTTGTGAGATTACAGGCTCAGATCCCCGGCCTGGACATTCTAAAGATGGGACTGAAATTGGTTCCTTCTAAAACGATCTCCGATTTTCTTTTTGATCTGACTTCTTTTTCTTTGCAGACAACTCTTCCCACTGTGGATCTAAATAAGTTTTTCAAATTTCTTTTAGGATTACATTCTTCTTTGAGAGCAGTTTCTTTTGATCTTCATGCAAAAGTTGTAAATTTAAGAGACTTCGTAGGATACAAACAGATCTCTCCTCCTGAATGGTATTTTTTGATCGAGGATATTTTCTGCGAAGAATCTACAAAAGTAGTTCTTCAATTTTTAAGATCTCAATTGAGCCAAGACAGATCTTTTCTTTCCTACGACGGAACTTTGGATTATACTGCGCTCCAAAAAAATCTGCAGATCCCACTTTTTTCAGTTTTGGGTTCCGTTGACAAAGTTGTTCCGAGTGAGACAATCGAGAATGATCTTGCTGCACTTCCTCACAAAAAAAATAAGATTCTTTCGTACGAGCAGGGTCACTTAGGTATCGTTTTCCACATGCCGGTGGTGAAAGAAATGTGCTCGGAAATTGACTCCTGGATCAAAGGATTGGACTCGACTTGA
- a CDS encoding PAS domain S-box protein, which produces MIQTVEKIFREYFPIPEERKKTILLVEDEAIIALSETQRLKKNGFRVVSAYNAEEAVQIATNDYTIDLVLMDIDLGRDEDGTDAAVRILKTRDIPIVFLSSHIEPEIVEKTEKITSYGYVVKNSGETVLIASIKMAFKLYESHLRLKRSEESLKENQELLKATLRSIGDGVISADELGNITDMNYVAETLTGWTRTEAIGEPIERVFKIVNAKTKRRMRNSVDALTPNKEKNMGLENQALLISKSGSEHRVAESSAPIRSEKGYTIGSVLVFRDISKEYSLLENIKESETRFKSVANAAPVMIWVSGLDKKCNWFNQTWLNFTGRSMEQEMGDGWAEGVHPNDLEECIQIYSSHFDTREAFSMTYRLKNKNGDWRWIQDNGLPITNESGIFTGFIGSCVDITEAKEALETLAKDLHERDYLYKELQHRVKNSMSMISSIVEIEASRSSDTRLGSTLENLVNRIHSVGNLYEMLYTSNNSHSVRLDRYIQKITENLLNAFQEKTKEISLQLDLNDLEIDVKSAIPLGLILNELVTNIFKYAFPKKQEGKISIRLFKEDTLVNLVVSDNGVPFPKGFRTDYSPGLGLQLVNMLVDQLKGKIQWKLNGEKEISIRFCNKEEHSDQFTFVKS; this is translated from the coding sequence ATGATCCAGACTGTAGAGAAAATTTTTAGAGAATACTTCCCCATCCCGGAAGAAAGAAAAAAAACCATTCTTCTTGTGGAGGATGAGGCGATCATTGCGCTTTCCGAAACCCAAAGATTGAAAAAGAATGGGTTCAGAGTTGTCTCAGCTTACAACGCAGAAGAAGCGGTCCAAATAGCAACTAACGACTACACCATCGACTTGGTCCTCATGGATATTGATCTTGGACGGGACGAAGATGGAACAGATGCTGCCGTTCGTATTCTAAAAACAAGGGACATCCCTATCGTATTTCTCTCTAGCCATATTGAACCTGAGATTGTTGAAAAAACAGAGAAGATCACTTCTTACGGTTATGTTGTTAAAAATTCTGGAGAAACTGTTCTAATCGCTTCTATCAAAATGGCTTTCAAACTTTATGAATCCCATCTTCGTTTAAAAAGAAGTGAAGAATCCTTAAAAGAAAACCAAGAACTTCTAAAAGCAACATTAAGATCCATTGGAGATGGTGTTATCTCCGCAGATGAGTTAGGCAATATCACTGATATGAATTACGTTGCTGAAACTTTGACCGGTTGGACTAGGACTGAAGCGATCGGAGAACCTATAGAAAGAGTTTTTAAAATTGTTAATGCAAAAACCAAAAGAAGAATGAGAAATTCTGTAGATGCACTCACGCCTAATAAAGAAAAAAATATGGGCCTGGAAAACCAAGCACTACTCATTTCTAAATCAGGTTCCGAACATAGGGTCGCAGAAAGTTCCGCTCCTATTCGTTCTGAAAAAGGATACACTATAGGTTCCGTTTTGGTTTTCAGAGATATTTCCAAAGAATATAGTCTACTGGAGAATATTAAAGAAAGCGAAACTAGGTTTAAAAGTGTTGCGAACGCTGCTCCAGTAATGATCTGGGTTTCCGGCCTGGATAAAAAATGTAACTGGTTCAATCAAACTTGGTTGAATTTTACAGGAAGAAGTATGGAGCAAGAGATGGGAGACGGTTGGGCGGAAGGTGTGCATCCAAATGATCTAGAAGAATGTATCCAGATCTATTCCAGCCATTTCGATACAAGAGAAGCTTTCAGTATGACCTATCGTTTAAAAAACAAAAACGGCGACTGGAGATGGATCCAAGACAATGGTCTTCCGATTACTAACGAATCTGGGATTTTTACTGGGTTTATTGGTTCCTGCGTAGATATCACAGAAGCAAAAGAAGCTCTGGAAACATTGGCAAAAGATCTTCACGAAAGAGATTATCTATATAAGGAACTCCAACATAGGGTCAAAAACAGCATGAGTATGATCAGTTCTATCGTAGAGATAGAAGCATCCAGATCTTCTGATACTAGGCTTGGAAGTACTTTGGAGAATTTAGTAAATCGCATCCATTCCGTTGGAAATTTGTATGAGATGTTATATACTTCCAATAATTCCCATTCTGTTCGTTTAGATCGTTATATCCAAAAGATCACCGAAAATTTACTGAATGCATTCCAAGAAAAAACAAAAGAGATCTCTTTACAACTTGATCTGAATGATTTGGAGATAGATGTTAAGAGTGCAATTCCTCTCGGACTCATCTTAAATGAATTAGTCACTAATATTTTTAAATATGCATTTCCTAAAAAGCAGGAAGGTAAAATTTCCATCCGACTTTTTAAAGAAGATACTTTGGTGAACCTAGTAGTCTCAGACAATGGAGTTCCTTTTCCAAAAGGATTCCGCACTGATTATTCTCCAGGACTCGGACTTCAACTTGTAAATATGTTAGTTGATCAGTTGAAGGGAAAAATCCAATGGAAATTGAATGGAGAGAAGGAAATTTCTATTCGCTTCTGCAATAAAGAAGAACATTCAGATCAATTTACATTCGTAAAATCTTAG
- a CDS encoding tetratricopeptide repeat protein, which produces MGFYQKFALVGMIVFGVDCFSQSQPSMEDRTKASELNMKGVQLLQAKNIEAARENFEKAAKADPVVGEYVNNIGVTYLNAGQLKPAIDYFTKATEVEPNLPRPYYNLGVAYQALRENDKAISSYEKAISLSPNWPEALYNLGIVYSRVGDKKKAIVSYKKFIAIAPPEYSGPVQDAKLKLIELGKD; this is translated from the coding sequence TTGGGTTTTTATCAAAAATTTGCGTTAGTCGGAATGATTGTTTTTGGAGTAGATTGTTTCAGTCAATCACAACCTAGTATGGAAGATAGAACGAAGGCCTCTGAATTGAACATGAAAGGAGTTCAGCTTTTGCAGGCGAAAAACATTGAAGCCGCCAGGGAAAATTTCGAAAAGGCAGCCAAGGCGGATCCTGTAGTGGGAGAATATGTGAATAATATCGGCGTGACATATTTGAATGCCGGTCAGCTAAAACCTGCAATTGATTACTTTACCAAGGCAACGGAAGTTGAGCCGAATTTACCTCGTCCCTATTATAATCTTGGAGTAGCTTATCAGGCTCTTCGAGAGAATGATAAAGCAATTTCAAGTTATGAAAAAGCAATTTCACTTTCACCGAACTGGCCGGAAGCGCTTTATAACTTAGGAATAGTTTATTCGCGAGTAGGAGACAAGAAAAAAGCCATCGTTTCTTATAAGAAATTTATTGCAATCGCTCCTCCTGAATATTCAGGTCCAGTTCAAGATGCAAAGTTAAAATTAATAGAACTTGGAAAGGATTAA
- a CDS encoding tetratricopeptide repeat protein → MIKFNPIHRAGLIVFLFLIVSCSSQEEAQKFYNSGLKAYSERNLKVATENFEKAVDSDKKNIAARLMLGKSYYYTQRFEESKEIYENFLKDYPGNSSAHVWIARILMYENTNAEKVKEAKEHLFNAIQLDDSNPDAHYHLAKLFEYESDVVSALLEYNNALKLGGQLSRVHKDLAILYKKAGLDERAQEHLRATSLSDRVVSGPPEENYEVESNQKKGKKKNSK, encoded by the coding sequence ATGATAAAATTTAACCCCATTCATCGCGCTGGCCTCATAGTGTTTTTGTTCTTAATCGTTTCTTGCTCTTCTCAAGAAGAGGCTCAAAAATTTTATAATTCGGGTCTAAAAGCATATTCTGAAAGAAATCTAAAGGTAGCTACTGAGAATTTCGAAAAGGCAGTCGATTCGGATAAGAAGAATATAGCAGCCCGACTTATGCTTGGAAAATCATATTATTACACCCAGAGATTTGAGGAGTCCAAAGAGATTTATGAGAACTTTCTAAAAGATTATCCAGGTAATTCCTCTGCTCATGTATGGATCGCAAGGATTTTAATGTATGAGAATACGAATGCAGAAAAAGTTAAAGAAGCGAAAGAACATTTATTTAACGCAATACAATTAGATGATTCAAATCCCGACGCTCATTATCACTTAGCTAAACTTTTTGAGTATGAAAGCGATGTAGTGAGCGCCTTATTAGAATACAACAATGCGCTTAAACTCGGCGGTCAATTGAGTCGCGTGCATAAGGATTTAGCAATTCTTTATAAAAAAGCAGGCTTGGATGAAAGGGCTCAAGAACACTTGAGAGCAACATCTCTATCTGATCGCGTTGTTTCAGGACCTCCTGAGGAGAATTATGAAGTCGAATCGAATCAAAAGAAGGGAAAGAAAAAAAATTCTAAGTAG